The following are encoded in a window of Peromyscus leucopus breed LL Stock chromosome X, UCI_PerLeu_2.1, whole genome shotgun sequence genomic DNA:
- the Gdpd2 gene encoding glycerophosphoinositol inositolphosphodiesterase GDPD2 isoform X1: MTESPGCCSIWARCLQCLYSCHWRKYPKQRMQTSKCDCIWFGLLFLTFLLSLGWLYIGLILLNDLHNFNEFLFRHWGHWMDWSLVLLLVISLLVTYASLLLLLGLLLQLCGHPLHLHSLHKVLLLVVVLLVAAGLVGLDIQWRQEWYSLRLSLQATAPFLHIGAVAGVTFLAWPVADTFYRIHPRGPKALLLFLFFGVTLVIYLAPIFISSPCIMELRDLPPKPGLVGHRGAPMLAPENTLMSLRKTAECGAAVFETDVMVSSDGVPFLMHDERLSRTTDVASVFPERMSAHSSDFSWAELQRLNAGAWFLERQPFWGAKELSGPDRQEAENQTVPALEELLKEAAALNLSIMFDLRRPPRNHTYYETFVNQTLEAVLNASVPQAMVLWLPDEDRAYVRQRAPRMRQIYGHQGGNGTEGLQFLNLPYQDLPALDIKALHHNNVSVNLFVVNKPWLFSLLWCAGVDSVTTNDCQLLQHMRYPLWLIPPQTYLMIWIITNCASILLLSCIFLLRGRCAKRNRAGLETAVLLTKINNVTAE, from the exons ATGACGGAGTCTCCCGGCTGCTGCTCCATCTGGGCCCGCTGCCTCCAGTGCCTGTATAGCTGCCACTGGAggaaatatcctaaacagaggatGCAAACCAGCAAG TGCGACTGCATCTGGTTTGGCCtgctcttcctcaccttcctccTGTCCCTGGGCTGGCTGTACATCGGGCTCATCCTTCTCAATGATCTACACAACTTCAACGA ATTCCTCTTCCGCCACTGGGGTCACTGGATGGACTGGTCCCTGGTACTCTTGCTGGTCATCTCTCTCCTGGTCACATATGCATCCTTGCTATTG CTCCTGGGCCTGCTCCTGCAGCTCTGTGGCCATCCTCTGCATCTTCACAGTCTCCACAAG GTGCTACTGCTCGTCGTTGTGCTTCTGGTGGCCGCTGGCCTGGTGGGACTGGATATCCAATGGCGGCAGGAGTGGTACAGTTTACGGCTGTCCCTGCAG GCCACAGCCCCGTTCCTTCACATCGGAGCAGTTGCTGGAGTCACCTTCCTGGCCTGGCCTGTGGCTGATACCTTCTACCGTATCCACCCAAGAG GCCCCAAGGCTCTACTACTGTTCCTATTTTTTGGAGTCACTCTGGTCATCTACTTGGCCCCCATATTCatctcctccccctgcatcatggAACTCAGAGACTTACCCCCCAAGCCTGGGCTGGTGGGACACCGAGGGGCCCCCATG CTGGCCCCCGAGAATACCCTGATGTCCCTGCGGAAGACAGCTGAATGTGGAGCTGCTGTGTTTGAGACAGATGTGATGGTCAG CTCTGACGGAGTCCCCTTTCTCATGCATGATGAGCGGCTGAGCAGGACCACCGATGTAGCCTCTGTGTTTCCAGAGCGAATGTCAGCTCACAGCAGTGACTTTTCCTGGGCTGAACTGCAGAGACTCAATGCCGGAGCCTGGTTCCTAGAG AGACAGCCGTTCTGGGGGGCCAAAGAGCTGTCAGGCCCTGACCGGCAGGAGGCTGAGAATCAGACAGTACCAGCATTAGAGGAACTACTGAAGGAAGCGGCAGCCCTCAACCTCTCCATCATGTTTGACTTGCGCCGACCCCCAAGAAACCACACATACTATGAGACGTTTGTGAATCAGACACTGGAGGCTGTGTTGAATGCAAGCGTGCCCCAAGCCATG GTTCTTTGGCTGCCGGATGAAGATCGTGCTTATGTGCGGCAACGGGCGCCCAGAATGCGCCAGATCTACGGCCATCAGGGTGGTAACGGGACAGAGGGGCTCCAGTTTCTCAACCTACCCTATCAAGACCTGCCAGCGTTGGATATCAA GGCACTGCACCACAACAATGTCTCCGTGAACCTATTCGTAGTGAACAAGCCCTGGCTCTTTTCCCTGCTCTGGTGTGCAGGGGTAGACTCAGTCACCACCAACGACTGCCAGCTGCTACAGCACATGCGTTACCCCCTCTGGCTTATT CCCCCTCAAACTTACTTAATGATATGGATCATCACCAACTGTGCCTCCATTCTACTGCTTTCATGTATCTTCCTCCTCCGAGG GAGATGTGctaagagaaacagagctg GCTTAGAAACAGCCGTGCTGCTAACCAAGATCAACAACGTCACGGCGGAGTGA
- the Gdpd2 gene encoding glycerophosphoinositol inositolphosphodiesterase GDPD2 isoform X2: MTESPGCCSIWARCLQCLYSCHWRKYPKQRMQTSKCDCIWFGLLFLTFLLSLGWLYIGLILLNDLHNFNEFLFRHWGHWMDWSLVLLLVISLLVTYASLLLLLGLLLQLCGHPLHLHSLHKVLLLVVVLLVAAGLVGLDIQWRQEWYSLRLSLQATAPFLHIGAVAGVTFLAWPVADTFYRIHPRGPKALLLFLFFGVTLVIYLAPIFISSPCIMELRDLPPKPGLVGHRGAPMLAPENTLMSLRKTAECGAAVFETDVMVSSDGVPFLMHDERLSRTTDVASVFPERMSAHSSDFSWAELQRLNAGAWFLERQPFWGAKELSGPDRQEAENQTVPALEELLKEAAALNLSIMFDLRRPPRNHTYYETFVNQTLEAVLNASVPQAMVMLSRAPKVPLLPPFPTYLPSAMMVSRLPPALTLLPQITYSILWPNISVPVPGIPRTCSVVDSSSLNHRFFGCRMKIVLMCGNGRPECARSTAIRVVTGQRGSSFSTYPIKTCQRWISTPSNLLNDMDHHQLCLHSTAFMYLPPPREMC, translated from the exons ATGACGGAGTCTCCCGGCTGCTGCTCCATCTGGGCCCGCTGCCTCCAGTGCCTGTATAGCTGCCACTGGAggaaatatcctaaacagaggatGCAAACCAGCAAG TGCGACTGCATCTGGTTTGGCCtgctcttcctcaccttcctccTGTCCCTGGGCTGGCTGTACATCGGGCTCATCCTTCTCAATGATCTACACAACTTCAACGA ATTCCTCTTCCGCCACTGGGGTCACTGGATGGACTGGTCCCTGGTACTCTTGCTGGTCATCTCTCTCCTGGTCACATATGCATCCTTGCTATTG CTCCTGGGCCTGCTCCTGCAGCTCTGTGGCCATCCTCTGCATCTTCACAGTCTCCACAAG GTGCTACTGCTCGTCGTTGTGCTTCTGGTGGCCGCTGGCCTGGTGGGACTGGATATCCAATGGCGGCAGGAGTGGTACAGTTTACGGCTGTCCCTGCAG GCCACAGCCCCGTTCCTTCACATCGGAGCAGTTGCTGGAGTCACCTTCCTGGCCTGGCCTGTGGCTGATACCTTCTACCGTATCCACCCAAGAG GCCCCAAGGCTCTACTACTGTTCCTATTTTTTGGAGTCACTCTGGTCATCTACTTGGCCCCCATATTCatctcctccccctgcatcatggAACTCAGAGACTTACCCCCCAAGCCTGGGCTGGTGGGACACCGAGGGGCCCCCATG CTGGCCCCCGAGAATACCCTGATGTCCCTGCGGAAGACAGCTGAATGTGGAGCTGCTGTGTTTGAGACAGATGTGATGGTCAG CTCTGACGGAGTCCCCTTTCTCATGCATGATGAGCGGCTGAGCAGGACCACCGATGTAGCCTCTGTGTTTCCAGAGCGAATGTCAGCTCACAGCAGTGACTTTTCCTGGGCTGAACTGCAGAGACTCAATGCCGGAGCCTGGTTCCTAGAG AGACAGCCGTTCTGGGGGGCCAAAGAGCTGTCAGGCCCTGACCGGCAGGAGGCTGAGAATCAGACAGTACCAGCATTAGAGGAACTACTGAAGGAAGCGGCAGCCCTCAACCTCTCCATCATGTTTGACTTGCGCCGACCCCCAAGAAACCACACATACTATGAGACGTTTGTGAATCAGACACTGGAGGCTGTGTTGAATGCAAGCGTGCCCCAAGCCATGGTGATGTTGTCCAGGGCTCCCAAAGTCCCCCTTTTGCCCCCATTCCCAACCTACCTTCCTTCGGCCATGATGGTTTCAAGGCTGCCTCCTGCCCTCACCCTCCTACCCCAGATCACATACTCCATTCTGTGGCCAAACATCTCTGTACCTGTCCCTGGAATCCCTAGGACTTGCTCAGTTGTAGACTCATCTTCCCTGAACCACAGGTTCTTTGGCTGCCGGATGAAGATCGTGCTTATGTGCGGCAACGGGCGCCCAGAATGCGCCAGATCTACGGCCATCAGGGTGGTAACGGGACAGAGGGGCTCCAGTTTCTCAACCTACCCTATCAAGACCTGCCAGCGTTGGATATCAA CCCCCTCAAACTTACTTAATGATATGGATCATCACCAACTGTGCCTCCATTCTACTGCTTTCATGTATCTTCCTCCTCCGAGG GAGATGTGctaa